In the Methanothermobacter marburgensis str. Marburg genome, TGATCTAAGCGGAGGAATTACTCATGATCCGAAAAAGACGAAAGATCACAAGGATGAGGGGCTCACGTACCGTCGGTGGAGGATGCTCCAAGAAGAGAAGGGGAGCAGGTCACCGCGGAGGTAGAGGACAGGCCGGTGGACACAAACACCACTGGACATGGATCGTCAAGTACGACCCAAAACACTTTGGAAAGTACGGTTTCAAAAGGCCCCAGAAACTCATAAAGAGGCTGGAAACAGTTAACCTTGCCTACATCGACGAAAGGATTCCTGGCCTCCTTGAGAAGGGAATCGCATCTGAAGAGGACGGAATGGTGGTTCTGGATGTGAGGGACCTTGGCTTCGAAAAGGTCCTTGGAAGCGGAAGGATCACACGACCCGTCCACATTAAGGCCCTTGAGTTCTCTGAGAGTGCCGTTGAGAAGATCACAGAGGCCGGGGGAAAGGCTGAAGTGATAGAGTAAACCAGCATTGACAAGGAGTGGAGCAGTTGAAGGAAAAATTTGAGCCCATATTCTCAGTCCTGCCACAGGTTAAATCACCTGGCTACAGGGTACCATTCAGGGAGAAACTCAAATGGACAGGTATAATCCTTGTCCTCTATTTCTTCCTGGCCCAGATACCACTCTACGGTTTAAGCCCAAGGGCTGTGGACCAGTTTGCCCAGCTGAGGGCTGTTCTTGCAGGAAACTTCGGTTCAATACTCACACTGGGTATAGGACCCATTGTGTCAGCATCAATCATACTCCAGCTTCTGGTTGGAGGTAAGATACTGAAACTGGACCTCTCGAAGCATGAGGATAAGGCCTTTTTCCAGGGACTGCAGAAACTCCTTGCCATCGTATTCACCTTCTTTGAGGCACTGATATTTGTACTGACAGGGTCACTGGCACCATCAGCCCCCCAGTTTGTCTGGATACTCATACTGCAGCTCACAATTGGAGGAATACTCATAATATTCCTCGATGAGGTTGTATCCAAATGGGGCTTTGGTAGCGGTGTTGGACTTTTCATTGCAGCAGGCGTATCCCAGGAGATAATTGTGGGTGCCTTCAACCCCCTCTCTGCACCCACGCAGCCAGGGGTACCCGCCGGTAGAATAACAGGTTTCCTCTACCTCCTCTTCACAGGGCAGAGTCCTGATTTCCAGTACTACGTCCTGCCTGTACTGGCCCTCATTGGAGTTTTCCTCGTCGTTGTCTATGCCGAGAGTATGAGGGTGGAGATACCCATATCCATGGGAGGGGGTAAGAGGCTCTCAAGGGGCGCTGTCGGAAAGTATCCCCTGCGTTTCATATACGCCAGTAACATGCCGGTTATACTGACAAGCGCACTCCTCCTGAATGTTCAGTTAATGGCGAACGTATTCCAGAAACTTGGCTACCCCATACTTGGTACTGTAAGCAATGGGCAGGCGGTTGATGGGCTCGCATATCTTCTCACGGCTCCACGCTCAATCGACGCCATCATACTGGACCCATTCAAGGTACTGTTCTATGCGGTTGTATTCATAGGGCTCTGTATCCTCTTTGCCTGGCTCTGGGTTGAGATAAGTAACATAGGTCCAAAGCATGTTGCAAAACAGCTTTACCAGATGGGTATGCAGATTCCTGGTTTCAGGAGCAGCAGGGGGCAGTTCGAGAAGATACTGAAACGCTACATACCCACGATAACGATCCTGGGAGGGGCATTTGTGGGGCTCCTTGCATTCGTAGCTGACCTGACGGGTTCTCTTGGTGGAGGTACAGGTGTCCTTCTAACGGTGGGTATAGTTTACAGGCTCTATGAGGAGATTGCCCAGGAGCAGCTGATGGATATGCACCCCATACTCAGAAGCTTCCTGGGAGATTAGGATAATCTTTTAATCCATGGGAGTGGTACAATGAAGGTTGTTGTAGTTGCAGGTATACCTGGTTCAGGAAGCACGACGGTCCTTGAGAACACCCTCAGGGAGCTTGACTATCTCAATGTGAATTACGGGGATGTCATGCTTGAAATAGCCCGTGAAAAGGGACTTGTTGAAAACAGGGATCAGATGAGAACCCTTGAACCTGGAGTTCAGAAGGAGATACAGAGGGCGGCTGCGAAAAGTATAAGAGAAAGGTCACTGGAAAATAATATAATCGTCGATACACACTGCACCATAAAGACGCCTGCTGGTTTTCTGCCAGGTCTTCCAGTATGGGTTCTTGAGGAACTGGAACCTGACATGTTTGTGCTTGTGGAGGCTGATCCAGAGGAGATCTTCACAAGAAGAATTAGTGATACTTCCAGAAACAGGGATAT is a window encoding:
- a CDS encoding uL15m family ribosomal protein — its product is MIRKRRKITRMRGSRTVGGGCSKKRRGAGHRGGRGQAGGHKHHWTWIVKYDPKHFGKYGFKRPQKLIKRLETVNLAYIDERIPGLLEKGIASEEDGMVVLDVRDLGFEKVLGSGRITRPVHIKALEFSESAVEKITEAGGKAEVIE
- the secY gene encoding preprotein translocase subunit SecY; amino-acid sequence: MEQLKEKFEPIFSVLPQVKSPGYRVPFREKLKWTGIILVLYFFLAQIPLYGLSPRAVDQFAQLRAVLAGNFGSILTLGIGPIVSASIILQLLVGGKILKLDLSKHEDKAFFQGLQKLLAIVFTFFEALIFVLTGSLAPSAPQFVWILILQLTIGGILIIFLDEVVSKWGFGSGVGLFIAAGVSQEIIVGAFNPLSAPTQPGVPAGRITGFLYLLFTGQSPDFQYYVLPVLALIGVFLVVVYAESMRVEIPISMGGGKRLSRGAVGKYPLRFIYASNMPVILTSALLLNVQLMANVFQKLGYPILGTVSNGQAVDGLAYLLTAPRSIDAIILDPFKVLFYAVVFIGLCILFAWLWVEISNIGPKHVAKQLYQMGMQIPGFRSSRGQFEKILKRYIPTITILGGAFVGLLAFVADLTGSLGGGTGVLLTVGIVYRLYEEIAQEQLMDMHPILRSFLGD
- a CDS encoding adenylate kinase — protein: MKVVVVAGIPGSGSTTVLENTLRELDYLNVNYGDVMLEIAREKGLVENRDQMRTLEPGVQKEIQRAAAKSIRERSLENNIIVDTHCTIKTPAGFLPGLPVWVLEELEPDMFVLVEADPEEIFTRRISDTSRNRDMESLQEIDLHQQMNRAAAMAYATLTGATVKIVKNHNNQLESAVSEMKNILE